Genomic segment of Salminus brasiliensis chromosome 16, fSalBra1.hap2, whole genome shotgun sequence:
GTGTGGGTTAGCGTAATTATCATTATGCACCTCGTTCATTCCTATGGCAAAAATCTGCTATGTGGAAACGGTCCGTCCAATCAAAAAGCTGCGCAGAAACCAGAATCACACAATCAGACCCAACAGTCTAGAGCTGGAACAGTGACGTTTCACATTACATTACGATGCCCAACCTGGCCACCAGAGGTCATCCTCTCCAGAGCACTAAATGTTGCCCTAGTATGAGTGTCATCATTCACAGCTGACTGCAATACCCTGCAATATCCTCATTAGTGCCCCTACTTAGACTCCTGcttatgaagccactccttaTGAAGCACCGCAGTCCTGAGCTATTGCTATGAATTCAGACCCTTTTTGTTCCACTACATTTTTTGCTGGTTGTGTTGTgtactgagtaaataaacacagcCCGGATAAGGTGAGTTCCATTCCAACCCTTTGCACACTGCTATATATTTATTCTGACAGCTCCAGTTTGCAGCTTTggtttgtacactatatggacaaaaatattgggacacctcattatTTATTGTTCTTTATTGAAATCAATgatattaaaagagtttctcctacttctgttggagtaactgtctctactgtccagagaagaagactttctactagattctggaggagcattgctgtgtggatttaaTTGCACTCAgttggatggggcaccatcattccagccCTGGTGCCAATAGTTCCATGTTTATctggtccagagagtcctgttctattggcagacATGTGTCTTTGTTTCCATTACCAAGCACTTAAATAGAGAGTCCCGGCACAAACCCCTGTGATGTTCCAGCTTTTCCTAAATAACAGTTTAcggttttccttttttccagcTGTCGTTAAAAAGCCCAGATCAAAGAGAGCATGTGAACGCTCTGAAGTTCTGAAGCTGGTTAAAGCCTCTTTCTGAAGTCACTTCTTTGTCCCTGTGCTTTGTTTGGTGTCCAGGCTTTGGTCTTTCGCCAGCATCCCTGCAGGGTGACCAGACAGCGCTGACCCTCCACCGCTACATAGAGGCGGCCAAGTTCGCCAACGGACAAAGGAGGAACATAAAGGACCCAAAATTCAACCCCCATCTAAACGTAAGCGTGTGAATGCACAGAGGCTTTAGTATTCCTCTGCTGTCCAGGAATCAGGGTCAGTCTCAGAGCTCAGTCGAATGGGATTTCTGCGTTTCCATGCTGACGAGTTGCTCAGAAAACTGAAGCTCCGTCTCTTCCCCTGAGGAGCTCAGGCCCCCGGTCCTCTGTGATTAATGAGAACTCTAAATGCATTTAAAGTGACAGTCCCAGCCCCCCAGCCCCCCATTAGGCCTCcagttagcacagtgctaattggtggtaATACATGCTTCAGTTaattgttagctatattagcctcatagctctagtgctaactggtggggtataagccTCTAGGACttcattagcctcacagctcctgTGTGAAACGAAAACACCAGGCATGTCTCAGCTGGTGGATGACTAATATTTCCGGGGGGGAACAGACGTTATTTTAGGCCAAACAACCATTTCGATCTCTAAGCTGTTTGAGTTTCCCATCATTCCTCAGTCTGGGTTCTTCTCTCACACTCCGTGAACGGCCCTGACCTCAAACACAACAGGCGTTGAGTAATTCCATGAAAACTCACAAAACGCCTGAGATGTTTCTGCAGGTCTCAGATTTTATTCATTGTGTTATTATTTGCTGAAGTCTGTAAAGCATGTTCTTCAGCTGAGTTCTGCTCTCTTTAGGGTTCtgcactatctagaacacttCACTTATTAAACCCGTAGTATCTGGGACGGCCTGTTTTAGGGTTAAGTATCTCCAGAAATGGACATGAAATGTGGCAGATATGAAGACAGGTGTGTGTTCTCATCACCACACAAGGCTCCTATTGTGGGGTTCTCAACACGGGAGGCCATGCCAGATTCCCAAACGTGATTGGTTTATAgacactctactctactgtactctactgacACACTAAGATGCTGAAACCCTGATTTGTGCCTAAACTACAATCTCATTGACTTTACATCAGAAGCTTTAGAAGTATGAAGGACTTTGCAGTTTTGTTTATAAAGTGTCCCAGCTTTAATCTCCTTACCAGTTTCCAGAGCCAGTAtcaccacaaaaaaacaaaaacaaataggATGGAAGGTTGAACTCTGTGACAGTGATAAGAGTgctgaataattattaataattattattaaagtgACAGCAAATATCCGCCATGTCATATTGCCATTCTCTAGGAAACCAGTCAGGCCTTGCCAGGGTTTTGATGTGGTTAATGAACTTGAGTGATTTAGGTAAACTGTGGCGTTCAGCGTCTGTATGAATGTTGGTGGAGTCTCCATGCACCTAAAACCCCTCGCATTTGGAAATCCTGAACAATCTCCCATCTTGAAAAAACACATAAGATCAAAATGAGCCTAGTGATGGGATGTCTGACCATTCAAACGAAGAGAAAACACTCCAGTCTTCATCTCTGCCAAAATCCATCAGGATGAGAATCAGATTAGTGGAGAAATGAAACCCTAGACACGACGTCCCAGATAAGATAGTTTTGTTTTTGGGTCACAAACCGAAAATAATGAAAGACTGAAGATTAGAGACTGAGACTGAGCTGACCGCATGACTAAGAGGGCCTGAGATTACTCACAGTCTGCCGTCCGTCCACTCTCTCACCCCTCCCGACGCCACACTGTGGCTTTCACTATGAGTCATCGAGTCCAGCAGTGCCTGATTTATCTGTGGTTTCTGACTTCCTCTTGGTCATTTCCTGTCTCAGGTGGACTACCTGATGGAGTCGAGCTTTGCTGACCAGGCCAGGGCAAAGATTAAAGATGCCTCCACACACCCTGCCTCCTTCTACATGACCGGACCCCCTGACCGCTTCGGGACCACTCATGTCTCTGTCCTGGCGGCCGATGGCTCGGCAGTGTCCGTTACCAGCACCATCAACCACATGTGGGTTACAGTCAGCCCCCCTGTACACACACATCCTACACCCCTTCAGAACCACAatcacaatattaatattattagaacttcatactggatattaatgttattagagcttcatactagatattaatgctattagagcttcatactggatattaatgctgttagagcttcatactggatattaatgctgttagaacttcatactggatattaatgttattagagcttcatactggatatgaatgttattagagcttcatactggatattaatgttattagagcttcatactagatattaatgctattagagcttcatactggatattaatgctgttagagcttcatactggatattaatgttattagagcttcatactagatattaatgctattagagcttcatactggatattaatgctgttagagcttcatactggatattaatgctgttagaacttcatactggatattaatgttattagagcttcatactggatattaatgctgttagaacttcatactggatattaatgttattagagcttcatactggatattaatgttattagagcttcatactggatattaatattattcgagcttcatactggatattaatgctattagagcttcatactggatattaatattattcgagcttcatactggatattaatgctattagagcttcatactggatattaatgctgttagagctccatactggatattaatgctgttagaacttcatactggatattaatgttattagagcttcatactggatattaatgttattagagcttcatactggctattaatgctgttagagcttcatactggatattaatgttattagagcttcatactggatattaatgctgttagagcttcatactggatattaatgttattagagcttcatactggatattaatgatattagagcttcatactggatattaatgatattagagcttcatactggatattaatgttattagagctacTATGCAGGTCAGCTTTCctgactgtttgtttgtttgttgtttgtgtaGGTTTGGGGCAGCGATATACTCTAGGAAGACTGGAATCATCCTGAACAACGAGCTTGCAGATTTCTGTGGCAGAGCGGATTCAGCGTTTGCAGGTGAGGGCTGTGTTTGCTGTCCAGACTGTGAGTTACTGTTCTACAGCTctactgatctctctctctctctctctctctctctctctctctctgtctctctgcaggGGAACAGCCTCCGTCCTCCATGGCCCCCGCCATCCTGCACtctaaagacagagagaagataCTGGTTATTGGAGGATCTGGGGGGAGCATGATCACCACTGCCATGGCCATGGTTAGTGCCACCTAACCCTGTTTCAGTAACATGCTGTAACACTGGCATCAGGAATAATTCACCTCCAAAACCACACAGTTCTTTATTTTTGACCATTTTCTGACCTCTCTGTCCTTTAGAGTAGCTCAGGAGATAAACTGTGATGGGACTGACTAGGTGGAGATgtgtaggtgtgtttgtgtgatccAGGCTGTTTGTGCAGCTTGGTTTGGTTATTTGGACTGAATGGGCCAGGGAGTGAACAGTCCCGTAACTCTAAAGATTTAAGAGCTGTGTTTATATTCTTATCTTTTATTCAGAATTCTGATTTTCACACCAAGGAACTCCAAACAGTCCTACTCCACAGTTCCCCATTTCCAAAAGGACAGAttccacagtgtgtgtttagtgtgtgtgtggtatgtgtATGGTGTGTTATGGTGTGTATTGAATACCTGAAGTTTAAGTGAGGGTATGGGGGGTTTTGAAACGGTTGTGGTACATACAGAATAGAAGTGTTTAAGCACAGTTACAGTTAAGTTAAGTCAGATACTGTAGTGTGGTTTTGAGGGCAGTGCTGCTGTGGATGTTTAGAAGTCTGAATCTTTGGATGTATGAATCACAGTGCACCACAACAGACCCACCACAGAGGGGCGACAGAGCGCTGTCTGATCTGATTCCACTGCTCTGGTCCAGCTCTCCTAATCATCTGATCTCCAGACACTGGAACACTGTTCACCTCCACTGAGAGTTCCCCCCAATTGAATACCATTCATTAACAcaacctgcctaatactgtgtagATCCCCCTCCTGCCACCAAAACCGCTCTGTCCTGTGggggcatggactctacaagacctctgaaggtgtcctgcggtagtatctggcaccaagacctgTTATGAGCATCATTGCTGATCACTGCACACCAGCCAAcgtgcctgatgttctggagatgttctgacccagtcattgtctagaacatcacagtttggttctggtcagagtgtctcaggttcttatgcgtgtccatttttcctgcttcatcaccttcaacaccttcaagaacagactgtagatccacccctctaCAGGAGCCGctggacccagatcagcagTGCTCTTCTCTTCAGGATGCTCTTTGCTTTTTTAAACTGAAACTCTGAACGTTGTTGTTTCTCGTTCTCTTTTCCCTCAGTCCATAATGAACCATCTTTGGCTCGGGATGAGTCTGAAAGATGCTATCGCCTCCAAGGTGGTGTTTGTAGACTCACAGAACCATGTGAATTTTGAACCTTCCTTCGACAAGGTACCCGACCTGCTCTTCACTCTCCACCCTCAGAttaaaatcactgcagttctggAGCCGTTAGTGAAATCACTGCTACCTCAGAGCTCCCTTCTGTTTCAGCAgggaaatgggtgtagcataaccagggaaatgggtgtagcataaacacggaaatgggtgtagcataaCCAGGGATATAGGTGTAGCATAACCAgagaaatgggtgtagcataaACACAAAAAGGGGTGTAGCATAACCAgagaaatgggtgtagcataaACACAGAAAGGGGTGTAGCTTAACCAGGGAAACAAGTGTAGTATAACCAGGGAAACTGTGATCAGATAGAAGTGAGATCAGGGCAGGGGTATGATTAGACTCCACACTGGTTCTGTTGAcccactgtgtctgtgtcctgctgtgtctgtgtcctgctgtgtctgtgtcctgCTGTGTCTGTGTCATGCTGTGTCGTGCTATGTcgtgctgtgtctgtgtcccactGTGCCCCGCCATGTCTGTGTCCCGCTTTGTCCCGCTGTGTCTGTGTCGTGTCTGTGTCCCACTTTGTCCCGCTGTGTCTGTGTcctgctgtgtctgtgtcccgctgtgtctgtgtcccgcaGTCTCCTGCTGTGTCCGTGTCCCGCTGTGTCCGTGACTCGTTGTGTCTGTGTCCTGCTGTGTCTATGACCCGCTGTGTCCCGCTGTGTCCATGTCCCGCTGTGTCCGTGTCCCGCTGTGTCTGTGACTCGCTGTCTGTGTCCTGCTGTGTCTGTGACTCGCTGTCTGTGTCCTGCTGTGTCCGTGTCCCGCTGTGTCTGTGACTCGCTGTCTGTGTCCTGCTGTGTCTGTGACTCGCTGTCTGTgtcctgctgtgtcctgctgtgTCTGTGACCCGCTGTGTCTGTGTCCTGCAGTCGCTGATCAACAAGATGCAGTCTCTGGATCACATTGTAGACAGTCGAGACTACTTCTTCAACGTGGTGAACGCCGTGGAGAGAGAGGGCAGCTGCATAAGCGCCGTCTCTGACGCCCGGAAGAACGGGAGGGCGGCAGGGTACTGACCCAACAACACCACCCCCCCCACATCAAACCCACATCAAACCCCCATCGCTGCACTGAGCCGGTCACTGACTCCTCCCTGAAGAAGCCGAGACGCAGTCCTTCAGCATCAACTGTCCAACAAAGGACCCTTTACAGTGATTGGACAGAGGACCATATGTCTGTTGGACGATCACATTAGATCGTCATCAAATCAATCATTTAATCGTGATTTACCGAACCTGGTCGTGATGTCAGCACTCCAACCTTTAGGTGTTTAAACCACCTTTCAACCAAAAGCCCAAACAAAGCCTCTTATATTATATCTCTTATATTTCTATCtttgagtgctgattggttggtgaGCTGCTCAGCTCATTTGCTATCTGTTCTTATGGTCATCTTAAATGAGCTCCTAAATCTGCAGCTGTTTTCTGAATAAAATGAGgacttaattattaatttacttaataaTATTAGACATAAAAGCCACAAGAACGCATTGACTTTAGACTCACGCTGtagcgccctctagtgtttgGCATTGTCCAGTAGCAGACCTCTTCAATACAAATTCTCTGGTTGGAAAGTAAATACTCACAGCATTGCCACAGCGCCTTAAACTCTAAACCGCTCCACTGAAAAAATCATCCAAAGAAGGCATGTCCCCAGAATTATCCCAAACTTCTGACAGGCGACGTTCCATCACAGCTAGAACCTGCTGAGAACCAGGTCACCCCTAAATAAAGATATCAGCTTTGCCCTTAAAGGCTCCTAGATTAGTATACTGAGCTTAGCTGTACGTACAAACGCACAAATCAAAGGTGGCAATGGTTCCACTGCAGCTCCCCTCTACGAGATGTAGAACGCCAAAATATCCCATCATGAAATGCAGAACATAGAACCTATGTCTACATGCACAGCAGTGGTCCAGCGCTGGTCTGGGACTGCAGAGAAACTCCCTGTACAACCTGCTGTATAAGCTGTGATAAGAGTGAACTGTCACTCTAGtcctggaggttctagataatctgtggATGTAGGCAGTAGTGTGAGTGGTAGTGTGATTAGCAAACCATCACTCTAgcacttctggaggttctagaaaAATTGTGAGCAGAATAACGTAACTACTatttctggaggttctagataggctgtgaaTGTAGGCGGTAGTGTGAGCAGACTAAACATAACACTACTCTTTCTGAAGGTTCTAGACAGATAGGTTGTGAGTGTGAGCAGGTTGCATTCAGGTGTTAGTACTGGAGAACAGCTCTGTGCAGAACCCTTCACTGGAAGAaatgctgtttctctgcagcagACGAGCTTCAGAACGAGTTCCTGATGTTCTTATTTAATCTAGAACCACCAGAACATATTCAAGGGCATTGCTGTTCGCTTACAGGTGGATTTTGAGCTGAAGGTCTTAGCTGGGCCACTGTGTGCATGTGAACATAGTCCCCGAGCTCCCAGATCATCCGGACTGGACCCGGCCTTAACCCAGCTGCAGTAATCACTCTGCAGCCCGCGGGCCCGTGCGAGGAAGCCTCAGGAGAACGTGAATCAAAATGTGAAAGTAATCAGAAGTTGTTTCATGTAACCTTTTCTACTTTTGAGAACTGTACTTATTTTTCTACACTTGTTTATAACTTCATtatggaactgtgtgtgtgtgtgtgtgtgtgtgtgtgtggatttcaCTGTTAGATACTGATACTGCTTTTAGATTGATGAATCAGCTGATCTGAATGTTGGAATCATGTGGTAGAGCTAATCAGTACCTGCACAGGATGCTTtattactgtttactgtttttgaATCTGAATATTATGGAATAAAACACAGCTTTGTAACAACACATGGATTCAGTCATACAGGACTGTTTAGTCTCCGCCTACCTCACAACACACCTGATAGAACACATTACCAAGACCCACATTACCCTAATTACCCTAGCCACCCTAGCAGCTTCACCTAAAATCTGATGTCACAGAGATTTACATATATTCAATCATTCAGCctaaagcagtttagccccacctattcagcctaaagcagtttagccccacccattcagcctacagcagtttagccccacctattcagcctacagcagtttagccccacccattcagcctacagcagtttagctccacttattcagcctacagcagtttagccccacccattcagcctacagcagtttagccccactcattcagcctacagcagtttagccccacccattcagcctacagcagtttagccccactcattcagcctacagcagtttagaaaGATAGGAACTCTGGGAAAGTGGACCTGCCAGGTGTCTGTAAGGTCGGCAGGTAAGATGTTAGCCTAAGAGCCTGACCAGCACCCGACATGTCCGCTTCACCGGAGCTTCAGAACCGAGCCGTTTCACTGGGTACGGATGTTCTAGTGTTGGGttctcctccacagagcagTAAGAGCAGATGTTTGAGCGTTTGGGTGGAGGTTCAGGTTTAGCTGCTTCAACCACAGACGCAGATCCTCTTCTTCAGGAGGCGTCTGATAGTGATGTGGAGCTCCGCAGCAGTCCGATCTCTCTGTGTTGAGTTTGTAACTCTGCTGCTGTTCCAGCCaagttctcctcctcctcctcctgtgaCTCTCTAACTGAGCCCATAACCCTGCTCGCTGTGTTCATCATCATGGTGGTGTTCTCTGTAGCAGTGGATAGTGATGGAGTTCTACACAAAAGATGGCCAGCTGCAgtgtttaatggaaaataaggAGGACACAGCCTGGTTTAAAGAATGTTATTGTCTCTGACCCGACTGGTTCTGGCCTTCAAGCTTCTGTAGCTCCTGCCGCTGGGCTGGtgtgagaacaggcagtggcttgtgtgggtggagtccttaatAATCCTCCTGGACTTCCTTAGACAGCAGCTGGTGTAGAAATTTAGAaggttgggctgtgagcaccaCCCTCTGCCAAGCTTTCTGCTCCTGAGCAGTGCAGTTCTGGTACCAGGTGGTGGTGATACAGCCTGTCAGAatactctccacagtgcaggtgtagaacGTCCTGAGGATGCAGGGGTTCGTACCAATCCTCCTCAGCCGTCTGAGGGAGAAGAGGTGCTGGTGTTCTTTCTTCACCAcctgtgtggtgtgttctgtCCACGTAACTTCCTCAGTGGTGTGAACACCAAGCTGCTGACCCTCTCCACTGTGGTCCCATTGATGGAGTCCACTTCCAgctccttggtcttgctggCGTTAAGAGAAAGGTGGTTTTCCTGGCAGCAGTGTGAGGAAgctgacctcctctctgtaggctTTTGATCTTTGGGGGTTTTAGGTTTTTCTGATTGGTTGATCTCCTGTCTGATTCTggctgattctgtaaagctgctttgtgaaaacgtCCGTTATAAAACCACTACACTGATCAAATAAGTCAGGAGTGGTACGGCTCTGACTACTCTTTTAAACGAGGTACCAAACAGGGCGGCCAATCCGAGCAGATGATTCCCTACGCAAGTGTTAAAggtacagtagcagtgtgtgtgactgtcgGGGGTAAAGAGAGGCTGGTGCAGAGGCTGTAAGAGGAGCTCAGAGGGGGAAAGTACAGGAGACGCCAGACAGTCACAGAAACACAGTCCCCGCCTCTCACTGACTCACAGCCTCTCCCTGAACAGCAGTCTGTctgatgtggtgtgtgtgtgtgtgagtgtgtgtgtgtgtgtgtgtgtgtgtgtgtgtgtgtgtgtgtgtgtgcatttgtctgTCTGGTGTTGTCCCCCAACTATGAGAGCTGAGAGCGGTCAGAGcctgactgaccttttcctCCCAGTGTGAGCCCCTCAGCCCCCAGCAGCTTCAGACGCCTCCGCCGGCCAAACACACAATGAGGAACTATCGACTGACCAGAGCAGACCGAGACAGAGCCGCGGCATcagtcctcctcctctcctctgggAGGACAGGGTTCAGGTTTACCTGCTGAAATACCTTCTCCGACTTTACCTCACAGAGGCTTTACAGAGAGACACGACCTGTGTGGCATGgatatacactatgtgtccaaatatttgtggacaccctttctaatgaatgcattcagctacttcaatctgcacccattgctgacacagatgtgcaaatgcacacacagcttgtctagtccctgtagagaagaagtactgccaatagaataggactctctggagcagatcaacatcatgaccctattggctccatgctgcctaatgccaggcgtgggctagaggggtataaagccccccagcattgaggagctgtggagcagtggaggaactgtgttctctggaatgatggtggaggagctccatccagtacttttgggatgaggtggggggttCAGGTCCTATGTGCACTGAATACATTGCCAGAACCCCCCTGATTTGAGGAGAAGCTCTGGGTTCAGGAGGCTGTAATGGGCTGTTCCTCTGAGGTCACTCAGAAGGGGCTGTAGATGTTGGCTCGCAGGCTGCAGCACCACCTCGTTCTAATTCATGCCCTGGAAGCTCCGCAGAGATGTGAGCGGCAGCTCCATGGTCTTTCAGGGGAATCCAGAGTTTAGAAGTGGAGTGTAAAGATGGGTGGTGCTCGTTTGAGACGGCTCCCACATTAGCACTCCTGCATAAGTAATGCTGCTTgatgttggtgtgtgtgagtgtggggggAGCTGCAGGCGGAG
This window contains:
- the ggt5b gene encoding glutathione hydrolase 5 proenzyme, with product MGLGGGAIFTIMDKSGKVKVISSRETVPKKVNLDLPKDCPKTLRLTIGSKWIGVPGELRGYARAHDLYGKLPWARLFEPNIKLAREGFPMPGYLAQFLQHEFMKQLVETTSLCDLFCHPNKTVLGAGDILRYPKLADTMETVAREGAEAFYTGKIAEDLIQDVQAANGTLSLEDLRSFEVRVDEAQTVSLGEYQMHIPPLPAGGALISFILNIMHGFGLSPASLQGDQTALTLHRYIEAAKFANGQRRNIKDPKFNPHLNVDYLMESSFADQARAKIKDASTHPASFYMTGPPDRFGTTHVSVLAADGSAVSVTSTINHMFGAAIYSRKTGIILNNELADFCGRADSAFAGEQPPSSMAPAILHSKDREKILVIGGSGGSMITTAMAMSIMNHLWLGMSLKDAIASKVVFVDSQNHVNFEPSFDKSLINKMQSLDHIVDSRDYFFNVVNAVEREGSCISAVSDARKNGRAAGY